One genomic segment of Streptococcus salivarius includes these proteins:
- a CDS encoding mechanosensitive ion channel family protein, which produces MNILQRYIQQFNFEETLMVLITKGIKLLILLIIFLLSKKIINFLFKHTVGRSLAWTIQTPARQKTIERLLHNCMNYVLYFFLVYWLLSILGVPVSSLLAGAGLAGVALGLGAQGFLSDVVNGFFILLENQFEVGDSVEVGPVTGLISTVGIRTTQIRGFDGTLHFIPNRNITIVSNKSRGDMRAQIDIPVYPSTDINKVTSIIQEVNQKNIENYPQICGAPNIIGLSTTPSGQLVFRIDIFTKNGQQTHIYADFLKLYQEALIKENIELPRFIGNPIAVK; this is translated from the coding sequence ATGAATATTTTACAAAGATACATCCAACAATTTAATTTTGAAGAGACCCTAATGGTACTCATTACAAAAGGGATTAAGCTCCTCATTCTTCTCATCATCTTTCTTCTTAGTAAGAAGATTATCAACTTCCTTTTTAAACATACAGTCGGACGCTCTCTAGCTTGGACAATTCAAACACCTGCTCGACAAAAAACCATTGAACGTTTACTACACAATTGCATGAACTACGTGCTATACTTTTTCCTTGTTTACTGGCTTCTTAGTATCCTTGGGGTTCCAGTATCAAGCCTCCTTGCTGGTGCAGGACTTGCTGGGGTTGCTCTTGGTCTAGGAGCTCAAGGCTTCCTATCAGATGTCGTTAATGGTTTTTTCATCTTGTTAGAAAACCAATTTGAAGTCGGTGACTCAGTTGAAGTAGGACCCGTTACAGGCCTTATTTCAACCGTAGGTATTCGAACTACTCAAATTCGAGGATTTGATGGAACTCTCCACTTTATACCTAACAGAAATATCACAATTGTATCCAACAAATCTCGAGGGGATATGAGAGCTCAAATTGATATCCCAGTCTATCCATCAACCGATATCAATAAGGTGACAAGCATCATCCAAGAAGTAAATCAAAAAAACATTGAAAACTATCCTCAAATCTGTGGAGCACCAAATATCATTGGATTAAGCACAACTCCTTCCGGACAACTAGTATTTCGTATTGACATCTTTACAAAAAATGGACAACAAACTCATATCTATGCAGACTTCTTGAAACTTTACCAAGAAGCCCTAATCAAAGAAAATATTGAACTTCCAAGATTCATTGGAAACCCTATAGCAGTAAAATAA
- the tig gene encoding trigger factor produces MSVSFENTATNRGVVTFTIGQDKIQPALDQAFNKVKKNLNAPGFRKGHMPRAVFNQKFGEEALYDDALNAILPAAYEAAIAELGLDVVAQPKIDVKSIEKGQDWTLTAEVVTKPEVKLGAYKDLEVSVEASKEVTDEEVDAKLENERKNLAELVVKEGAAENGDTVVIDFVGSVDGVEFDGGKGENHSLELGSGQFIPGFEDQLVGAKAGDEVEVKVTFPEDYQATDLAGKAAVFVTKVNEVKAKEVPALDDELAKDLDDEVETLDELKAKYRKELEAAKEIAYDDAVEGAALDLAVENAEIVELPAEMVEDEVHRAMNEFMGNMQRQGISPEMYFQITGTTQEDLHKQYEADADKRVKTNLVIEAVAAAEGFDATEEEIQKEINDLAAEYNMEVSQVSALLSPEMLKHDITMKKAVEVITSTAKVK; encoded by the coding sequence ATGTCTGTATCATTTGAAAACACAGCCACTAACCGTGGTGTGGTGACATTCACTATCGGTCAAGATAAAATTCAACCAGCTTTGGATCAAGCGTTTAACAAGGTTAAAAAGAATTTGAACGCTCCAGGCTTCCGTAAAGGACACATGCCTCGTGCCGTATTTAACCAAAAATTTGGTGAAGAAGCTCTTTACGATGATGCTTTGAATGCAATTCTTCCAGCAGCTTATGAAGCAGCGATTGCTGAACTTGGTCTTGATGTTGTTGCACAACCAAAAATTGATGTAAAATCAATTGAAAAAGGTCAAGATTGGACACTTACTGCAGAAGTTGTTACAAAACCTGAAGTAAAACTTGGTGCATATAAAGATCTTGAAGTTTCAGTTGAAGCTTCTAAAGAAGTTACTGATGAAGAAGTTGATGCTAAGCTTGAAAACGAACGCAAAAACTTGGCTGAATTGGTCGTTAAAGAAGGTGCAGCTGAAAATGGCGACACTGTTGTTATCGACTTTGTTGGTTCAGTAGATGGTGTTGAATTCGACGGTGGTAAAGGTGAAAACCACTCTCTTGAACTTGGTTCAGGTCAATTTATCCCAGGATTCGAAGACCAATTGGTTGGAGCAAAAGCTGGTGATGAAGTAGAAGTTAAAGTAACTTTCCCAGAAGACTATCAAGCTACTGATCTTGCAGGTAAAGCTGCTGTATTTGTTACTAAAGTTAACGAAGTTAAAGCTAAAGAAGTTCCTGCTCTTGATGATGAGTTGGCTAAAGATCTTGACGATGAAGTTGAAACTCTTGATGAGTTGAAAGCTAAATACCGTAAAGAACTTGAAGCAGCTAAAGAAATCGCATATGATGACGCTGTTGAAGGTGCTGCACTTGATTTGGCTGTTGAAAACGCTGAAATCGTTGAATTGCCAGCAGAAATGGTTGAAGACGAAGTTCACCGTGCTATGAACGAATTCATGGGTAACATGCAACGTCAAGGTATCTCTCCTGAAATGTACTTCCAAATCACTGGTACAACTCAAGAAGATCTTCACAAACAATATGAAGCTGACGCTGACAAACGTGTGAAAACTAACCTTGTTATCGAAGCTGTTGCTGCTGCTGAAGGATTCGACGCTACAGAAGAAGAAATCCAAAAAGAAATCAATGATCTTGCAGCTGAGTACAACATGGAAGTATCACAAGTTTCTGCCCTTCTTTCACCTGAAATGCTTAAACACGATATCACTATGAAGAAAGCTGTTGAAGTTATCACAAGCACAGCAAAAGTTAAATAA
- the rpoE gene encoding DNA-directed RNA polymerase subunit delta, translated as MELDVFAGQEKSELSMIEVARAILETRGRDNEMYFNDLVNEIQNYLEKSDADIRNALPFFYSDLNTDGSFIPLGDNKWGLRSWYAIDEIDEEVITLEDTDENAPKRKNKKVNAFMDGDEDAIDYNDDDPEDENFTPDSDSLEYDDDSEDDEKAEVESYDSELNEIIPDDDLDDVELSEEDDDDDYEDESND; from the coding sequence TTGGAACTAGACGTATTTGCTGGACAAGAAAAAAGTGAATTATCAATGATTGAAGTGGCCCGTGCTATCTTAGAAACACGTGGTCGTGATAATGAAATGTATTTCAATGATTTGGTCAATGAAATTCAAAATTACTTAGAAAAATCGGATGCTGATATCCGCAATGCTTTGCCATTCTTTTATTCAGATTTGAATACGGATGGAAGTTTCATTCCACTAGGTGATAACAAATGGGGCTTGCGTTCATGGTATGCAATTGATGAAATCGATGAAGAGGTCATCACATTGGAAGATACTGATGAAAATGCACCAAAACGTAAGAACAAGAAAGTTAATGCCTTCATGGATGGTGATGAAGATGCCATCGATTATAATGACGATGATCCAGAAGATGAAAACTTCACACCTGATTCTGATAGTCTTGAATATGACGACGATAGCGAAGATGATGAGAAAGCCGAAGTGGAATCTTATGACTCTGAGTTGAATGAAATTATTCCAGATGATGATTTGGATGATGTTGAGTTGTCAGAAGAAGATGATGACGATGACTATGAGGATGAGTCAAACGACTAA